Sequence from the Equus caballus isolate H_3958 breed thoroughbred chromosome 6, TB-T2T, whole genome shotgun sequence genome:
GGTTCAGATGAGCCTGTGGTCCCCAGGTCTAACAAGCCTGGATCCTTTCCTTAGGTTACCAGTTGATCACATGGGACCATGGGACGAAGCTAAAAGTCCCCACTGTGTGGGTGATTCAGAGCCTGAAGCATGAACCTGAGACCTCAGGAGGCGCTGATGATGGACCCAGGCTTCCAgacaatgttttatttctctctccttggtCCACAGCTCACTCACAGGATCCAGGATCTTCTCCCCACAGATCTCCTTGACCTCTGGGTTGCCTAATCTCATTCTTCAGGGAAGCCATGTGAAACAACTCTCATTCCTACTCATGCCGGTCTTGAAGTAACTAAGCTGGATAGTAGCCACCTTCACCCCAAAGTGGGAGAGCTCCCTCCTTGAAGGCAGACAGGCAGAGGGGCAAGGACTTCAGAGGCCTTGGGAGACAAAatacaacaaacaaacaagcaaacagaaacgATGCAATCCCAACACAGGATTTGGGTGACACGAACTCAAAAGCTTGGTAAGTTTCAAAGTGCAGTGGCCAGGGGgagaaaaatgatgatgatggcaTAGTATCTGTATAAGGTTTGTACGTCTTTCCACATATTTTACTTACATGTGATTATTAGCTCTAAATCTTACCTATTCTACTACAAGTCATCCCTTAATTACTCTCTCCTCCTGAGTCCTCTCACATCCAATCTATCTCTAGACTTTGCCCATCATACTTCCTCCACTCTCCTCAAtcctctttctcccctctcctgctcTAGTCAACTGCCTGGCCATCTGTGCCCTAAGGAACCTCTCTCTGCCCGCAGTCCCAGCTCCCCCACATTCAGAGCCATCCTCTTCCCTGAAGCCAGTGGGTTCTGTAGATGCTGATTTGACAAAGTAGCTCCCCTGATTAAATCCCTTCCATGGGGTTAGCATCCCTCCTGCCAGCCAGGGCCTTGTCCTTTACCCCTGGATGGCACTGCGGCATAGGCACTCAACCATTACTCACCCTGGGCTTGCCTGACATCATTCCTTCATCCAGGAAGACTTCACACCCTATTTCTCACACCTGAACCAAGTTCAGTTCTTCATACTCAGGTCAGACCCTTCTCCAGATCCCTCCCTTCATTCCTATGGCACCATAGCCAACATAGCTAACTTGGTCACCACCATCATGAGAGATGGCCACATTTCTGCATCtgttgtccttttctcagctgtCAGGCTTTTTAGGTCAGGGACCAAATCTTCTTGTCCTCAGACATATTTATTGTGCACTCACAGAGGTGTCAAgaagtgtttgttgaattgacTCAAATACTCTACTCCCACCTCAAGGGCTCCCTGAGCTGAATGTCACATGGGTTATGGACACAGTCTCTACAGCCACTTTACCCCAGTTCCAATTCTGCCTCAGACACTTTCCAATTCCAGGGGAGGGATAGGTTCAATCAAACTGTTCTCAACACCCAGAACATTAAAAAGTGCTTCCCAGtgaatgcctggcacaaagcaagAGAGAGGGATCTGGAAGGAAGGGCCTCTGAAAAGGCTTTCCTGGAAGCACAGAAGGAGGAGGACTGAAGGAGGGCCTCTGTCCCAGTCTAATACCTGAGAGAGTTCGAGAAATGCTTGACGCCATACTTGGAGATGCAGTAGCTCCCACCAAAAAGGGTCATCCAGCCCAAGACGCTGGAGACATTGACCACGCAGCCCCTTGCCTTCCTCACTAGGGGCAGCAGGCTCAGGGTCACCTGGATCACCCCCATCAGGTTCACATCAAGCAATCTTAATTGCATATCCaattttaattctcctttgccaGGTAAGGCAATAAATTCACAGGTTCCAgaaattaggacatggacatctttgaaGGGCGATTATCCTGCCTACCACATCCACCTGTCCTGAATGGTCTCTCATTGACTAcctttaaatctttcttcttcttcgaTTCTCTAAAACATGATGAggctaaattatttaaaaaaccacCCTACAGAATATTTCCTCAGTAAACACCAATAAGTGATATATATGTGGTGACATATTAAGAGAGGtgtattttttgttcttttaggaTATACGTTCCTCTAGAGAAGGAAAAACGATTTGTGCGTGTGTttgtgcctggtacacagtaagtgctcaataaatactgatgATAAGAAGCAGTGAGTCTTGATTATAAAGATGAGgaacaaaaatactaaaaaataaaaataaataaaataccaaaaacTGTTTTCATGCTGGTTCTAttgcaacttttttttcctttttctcctcaaagccccccagtacatagttgtatattcttcgttgtgggtccttctagttgtggcatgtgggacgctgcctcagcgtggtttgatgagcaatgccatgtccgcgcccaggattcgaaccaacgaaacactgggccgcctgcagcagagcacgtgaacttaactactcggccatggggccaagcAACTTTAGATTAAGTTGGAATATGTTAGCAATTTTGGAAAATTGGCTAAAATATTACATTCAAATAAAGGGAACTAGAAGCCTTCAGGCATTTCTTTGGACAATAAAGATCTGTTTCACATTTAGAACAATAGATTAAGGCATCTTCACACGCAGCTCTTCATTTACCGTGCCTATTGATTTCCAATGGACCCATAGAGGCTCTACCTCTCAGGGGTAGGAATGGTCATAAGCTCACATGGCAGGCCTCCCTAGTGAGTTGGCACCTGAGGCTGATTGGTCAGGCTGGTGTCACGCTCCACACCTCCACCTCTGTCCACAGATGTCTTCAGTGGAGAGGAGACTTCACTTCTTCCAGGTCCTTTCCATCCCgtgggagggagagacagaccaGGACCAAAGCACAActggggaggaggacagaggcagagcAGGTTCAGGAGGGGCTGAGTGTCTCCCAACTGCTCACACTCCCCAAAAGTGTGGATTCCTCGGGGTAGCAGGAAAGTCATGAGGCTCTGAGCCTTGAGAGGCCACTCAAGCAAGAGGACATACATATGTGCTATTGGGTCCCAGTTCCTCAGGTGTCAAATTTGGTTCCTTCCTCCTAACATCCCCAGAGTACTGAGTAATGCCCCAGGAGAAGACTGGGGAGGAGGTAGAGAGGGAGGTGAGATGGGTGTCCCTGGTGACATGAGAACCCCTCTCTTCACTCTATTTCCCTCCCCCTGATGCATCCCTCCCTCACATAGTACCCAAGTCCACCATACTGTGCACCCAAGTATTGGGCTACATGCCCTTGGCAGGCTTTGGGGAGCGCCAGTCGATCATGGCATCCACCAAGAAGGCGGGCATGTAGCTCATGGGGAGGTAGAAGAGCTTGGCATCCCAGCCAGCTGAGTATCGGGTGCGGGGGTGGCAGGCGGTCAGGGCATGTTCCATGCAGTCTGTCACCAAGGAAAGATCTTCCGTGTAACTTTTCTTCAACAATTTAATTGATTTCATGCCTGTCCAGAATAAGAAAGATCCAAATGTATTCCCACATCCAACCACTCCCACTTTGGGATCAACTTATGGAGTGAAGTTTTTAAGAATTcctggacccccccccccccaaatcaaATCCACCCAAATTCCCCAGGAAGAGCCCTGATTCTACCCCAGGTACAAACGTTCCACACTGAGATTCCTCTGGCTCTATTCCTGGGAATATCTGGACTACATAAACTAGAAGTCTCTACAACCACAAGAAATCCAAGCACCTGAAAACCAGCTGCTCTAACAGCAGTGTGCCATGAGCCCAGGGGTGTCTTCCCTCGCTGGCTTCAGTTTCTGCCTCTACTTAACAAGGGGTTCACATGAGACAGTGGTCCCCAGGTATAAcaagcctgtgtcctttccctAGGTTACCAGTTGACCACACGGGATTATGAGGATGGAGCTAAATGTCCCCACTGTGAATGGACATAGATGATGGACCTGAGATCTGAGGAGGCACTAATGGTGGACCCAGGCTTCAAAACAAAGGTTTGCTTATCTCCCCAGTGTCCACAACTCACTCACAGGATGCCAGGTACTTCTCCCCATAGATCTCCTTGATCTCTGGGCTGGCCCGGTCCCATGCCTCTTGGAATTCCTGAGAATGCACCTTGGTACTGGTCACAGTGGTCTTGAAGAAACCTGGCTCGATTATAGCTACCTTCACCCCAAAGTGGGAGAGCTCCCTCCTGCAAGGCAGACAGGCAGAGGGGCAAGGACATCAGAGGTCttgcaaaataaaacacaaaaacatgTGAAAAAACAGTAACACACCAACATAGGATTGTGGTGGGATGAGCTCGAAAGTCTGGGGAGTTGAAAAGTGCAGTAGCCAGGGGGAGAAAACTTATGATGATTGTATTGCCTCTGtatagaatttgaatatttttccaaacattttccaTACACATGCTTATTAGCTCTAAATCCCACCACTTCTGCTGCAGGTGGTGCAAGGCACCACTTACATGTTCTCTCCTCGAGTTCCCCCAAGTTCAACCCATCATGAGGCTTTGCCCATTTATGTTTCCCACACACCTCAATcgtctctcccctctcctgctctAGTCAACTCCCTGACCATCTGTCCTGTAAAAAGGATCTCTATTAGGTCGCAGCTCCCCCACATTCAGAGCCATCCTCTGCTCTGCAGCCAGTGGAATCTCTCCCACTGATTTGATGAAGTAGCTCCCCTGATTAAATTGTGTCATGGGGATCCACTGCCAACAAGGCTGTAAGACCTCACACCATAAGATGTGTATATGGTTGGGCTCCACAGCCAAATTATATTGATATCAATTCTGCCTCAGATGCTTTCTGATGGGGGCCCTCCTCCAGGGCAAGGATAGGGTGGATTAAACTTGATAGGCCTGGGACCCCACATGACACCCAAGAGATAAAAAGGTGCTTCCAAAAGAAAGACCTGCATAAAGCAAGAGAGAATGTTCTGGAAGAAAGAGTTTCTGAAAGGCTTTCTTGAAAGCACAGAagtaggaggagagagggagggcctTTGTCTCAGTCCAGTACCTGAGGGAATCTGAGAAGGCCTCGACGCCATACTTGGAGATACAGTAGCCCCCACCAAAAAGGCACACCCGGCCCATGACGCTGGAGACGTTGACCACACGGCCCCGCGCCTTCCTCACTAGGGGCAGCAGGCTCAGGGTCACCTCGATCACCCCCAGCAGGTTCACGTTGAGGATCTTCATGAAGTCCTGTTTGGTCAGCCACTCATTGGGTGCCACAGGCACGGCAATGCCGGCGTTATTCACCAGGCCCCACAGTCCTGGGCACAGTGGGGACAAGAAAGCAAGACTGCATTATGCCCATGAGTGAAGACACAGCTGTGGTTCCAATTCACCTTCCGATCAAGTGAAGACATTCGAAAAGAAGTTGCATGGGGAGTGGGTGAAACAGATAACAACACATTGCCTTCAAGGTTTGGGGTGCATACCCTCTAAGGTGTTGGAGGACAGAAAGTAGTTTATTCTTCATGATCTGGTCACGGCATGGTACACAATGGGCCATCACCCCACATTTGATGAAGTCGGGGAAGGAGGTTGAGGAATTTAGCATTTAAATAGACTGGAATATGGACAGTGATGGTTTCGTTTTTCTCACATCAATCTTGTCCTACAGACTCTATAAATGTTCACCTACATTTTCAGATTTCCTGGACAGCTTCTTTAGTGAGGGTGCAACAAATATCTGTGGGGGAaggagacacacacagacagaaaacgaggaatggaggggaagagaagaagaaaaagacagaggataatacagaaaaagaaaagaaaacacagctaAAATCTGGGTAGAGCTTGGTTGGGTAAAGCAGACCTGAAACCCCAGGTGGGGGAAATTTGAGAACAGGCAGGGGGAGATCTCAGTGACCAGCATTGAAACACCTGCAGCAAGAATGATCATTGTTTCTATAGGATCTGGGGCTTCAATTCCAAGGGGCAGCCCATGGGGGGAGGCAAGGCTGTCTCACCCCCACCCTCCATGCACAGACTTCACCCTCTGCACCAGAAaatgccccctctcctcccacccgcACAGGAGGCCACCCTCGACCCTCCCCCTCGGCCCTCAGTTCACCCAGCCTCCTGGAAACCTCCCTGCAGGACTCAAGGATGCGATTCTGGGGACAGAAACTGAAGAGCTACCCACCAACAGCCCTcggggcagcaggagcaggcATTCAGGGGAGTTGGGGCTGCGGGGGGCACAGGATGGACCCAGAGAGTTGAGTCCCTCTCCTGCTCAGAAACAGGCTGCCCTTCCAGGGCTCACATTCTCCCAGCAGACATGGTGCTTCTAAGAACCCAGTCAATATGCACGGTTACACAGAGAGATTTGGGTAAAGAAGTTCACCAAGACATGAGGTATGTTGAACGTGATGAATAAATGTTGGGAGAAAATTCATATGTTACATGAGGAATGGCATTAGTAAGTAATGCTatgcaaaaagataaaatattctca
This genomic interval carries:
- the LOC100052445 gene encoding retinol dehydrogenase 16 isoform X1, whose translation is MWLYLAVLVGLYYLLRWYRERQVVSNLRDKYVFITGCDSGFGNQLARQLDLRGLRVLAACLTEKGAEQLKDRTSDRLQTVILDVTKTESIAAATQWVKERTGDRGLWGLVNNAGIAVPVAPNEWLTKQDFMKILNVNLLGVIEVTLSLLPLVRKARGRVVNVSSVMGRVCLFGGGYCISKYGVEAFSDSLRRELSHFGVKVAIIEPGFFKTTVTSTKVHSQEFQEAWDRASPEIKEIYGEKYLASCMKSIKLLKKSYTEDLSLVTDCMEHALTACHPRTRYSAGWDAKLFYLPMSYMPAFLVDAMIDWRSPKPAKVVLWSWSVSPSHGMERTWKK
- the LOC100052445 gene encoding retinol dehydrogenase 16 isoform X2, whose product is MWLYLAVLVGLYYLLRWYRERQVVSNLRDKYVFITGCDSGFGNQLARQLDLRGLRVLAACLTEKGAEQLKDRTSDRLQTVILDVTKTESIAAATQWVKERTGDRGLWGLVNNAGIAVPVAPNEWLTKQDFMKILNVNLLGVIEVTLSLLPLVRKARGRVVNVSSVMGRVCLFGGGYCISKYGVEAFSDSLRRELSHFGVKVAIIEPGFFKTTVTSTKVHSQEFQEAWDRASPEIKEIYGEKYLASCMKSIKLLKKSYTEDLSLVTDCMEHALTACHPRTRYSAGWDAKLFYLPMSYMPAFLVDAMIDWRSPKPAKGM